A stretch of Parachlamydia sp. AcF125 DNA encodes these proteins:
- a CDS encoding type II toxin-antitoxin system YafQ family toxin, with protein sequence MTGNWATYRECHVRNDILLIYKIEGGILFLTRFGSHSELF encoded by the coding sequence TTGACGGGCAATTGGGCAACTTACAGGGAATGCCATGTCAGAAATGATATTCTGCTTATCTATAAAATAGAAGGTGGCATTTTATTTTTAACAAGGTTTGGTTCTCACTCGGAACTTTTTTGA